The segment CGGCGAGATGGTCGACGATGTCGCCTACGCTTTGCGGTCGATGGTAGAAGGCGGGCACGGGCGGCATGACGATTGCACCCATTTCGGTGACCGCAACCATGTTGCGCAGATGACCGAGGTGAAGCGGAGTTTCGCGGGCGAGCAGGACCAGCTTGCGGCGTTCCTTGAGATGGACGTCGGCGGCGCGGACAATCAGGTTATCGGCCATGCCGACGGCAATGGCGGCGAGCGTATGCATGGAGCATGGGGCGACGATCATGCCGGCCGTGCGGAAGGAACCGCTGGCGATGGTCGCGCCAATGTCGCGATAGTCGTGGATCAGGGTGTCGATGCCAGTGAAGGCGTGCGGGCCGACTTCGTGATTGATGGTGCGCAGGGCCGAGGGCGAGACGATCAGATGCGGCTCGGTATCGGGACGGGC is part of the uncultured Devosia sp. genome and harbors:
- a CDS encoding UbiX family flavin prenyltransferase, whose amino-acid sequence is MNRVVVAITGASGAAIGLRVVERLIARPDTEPHLIVSPSALRTINHEVGPHAFTGIDTLIHDYRDIGATIASGSFRTAGMIVAPCSMHTLAAIAVGMADNLIVRAADVHLKERRKLVLLARETPLHLGHLRNMVAVTEMGAIVMPPVPAFYHRPQSVGDIVDHLAARAIDVLNLPGPQEATAWAGER